In Candidatus Bathyarchaeota archaeon, a genomic segment contains:
- a CDS encoding peptidase C45, translated as MKPNLLGDKEIQHLLMNSHRLDVNGWIKIHLCGSPFQVGFQHGYWLANEIASNIKRTRLYVEKIYEKPWSYFLTTAEKICWDKTPDEYKEEIHGILTGLNSRGFNYITLNDILFINGYGDVLSYHTSKECKGNEQNKNKRREPHCSAFIATGNATEDGKIILAHNTWFSYIIGVGYNVIMDITPEKGHKMLFQTWPGAIGGSTIDWDINDAGLIIAETTITGATKFNPEGTPYFVRCRKALQYSDSIDEWINIMITKNNGGWANDYLIGDVKTNEIGWLELGAFKWATERKINGYFIGSNIAINNEVRQETTFDYTNLNKSPLARYYRLKQLMEEYQGRLNVDAAKKIISDHFDITQNKENPSACSICGHVEFDPRGFLEWRCNPFEPFGAVDAKVTASELAIKGSMWAHWGPACEIPFKAKEFLKQHSEFKWQENYLEDIIPYPWTLFSIKWR; from the coding sequence ATGAAACCAAATCTACTAGGCGACAAAGAGATTCAACATTTACTTATGAATTCACATCGTTTAGATGTTAATGGATGGATTAAAATTCACCTTTGCGGTTCACCATTTCAAGTAGGTTTTCAGCATGGATATTGGTTAGCTAACGAAATTGCATCTAACATCAAGAGAACAAGGCTTTATGTTGAGAAAATTTATGAAAAACCATGGAGTTACTTCTTAACTACTGCTGAAAAAATATGCTGGGATAAAACTCCTGATGAATATAAAGAAGAAATTCATGGGATTTTAACTGGATTGAACAGCCGTGGATTTAATTATATAACATTAAATGATATTTTATTTATTAATGGATATGGTGATGTTTTATCATATCATACTTCAAAAGAATGTAAAGGAAATGAGCAAAATAAAAATAAGCGAAGAGAACCTCATTGCAGCGCCTTTATTGCTACCGGAAATGCTACTGAAGATGGGAAAATTATTTTAGCTCATAACACTTGGTTTTCATACATTATAGGCGTTGGTTATAATGTAATCATGGATATTACTCCTGAAAAAGGTCATAAAATGCTTTTTCAAACTTGGCCTGGAGCAATTGGCGGCTCTACTATAGATTGGGATATTAACGATGCTGGGCTTATTATTGCAGAAACTACAATAACTGGAGCAACAAAATTTAATCCTGAAGGTACACCATACTTTGTAAGATGTAGAAAAGCGCTTCAATACTCAGATTCTATTGATGAATGGATTAATATTATGATAACGAAAAATAACGGCGGATGGGCAAATGATTATTTAATTGGAGATGTAAAAACTAATGAAATTGGTTGGCTTGAACTTGGAGCATTTAAATGGGCAACTGAACGAAAAATTAATGGATATTTTATAGGATCAAATATAGCTATTAATAATGAAGTGCGTCAAGAAACAACATTCGATTATACTAACCTTAATAAATCTCCTCTAGCAAGATATTATAGATTAAAGCAATTAATGGAAGAATATCAAGGTAGATTAAATGTGGATGCTGCTAAAAAGATTATTTCCGATCACTTTGATATAACTCAAAATAAAGAAAACCCTTCTGCATGCTCAATTTGCGGTCATGTTGAATTTGATCCAAGAGGTTTCCTAGAGTGGAGATGTAATCCATTTGAACCTTTTGGAGCGGTTGATGCTAAAGTTACAGCAAGCGAGTTAGCAATCAAAGGTTCTATGTGGGCGCATTGGGGGCCAGCTTGCGAAATACCGTTTAAAGCAAAAGAATTTCTTAAACAGCACAGCGAATTTAAATGGCAAGAAAATTATTTAGAAGATATTATACCATATCCATGGACATTATTTTCCATTAAATGGAGGTAA